One Trichormus variabilis 0441 genomic window, TTGCAAGTCCAGACCGGAATTATATGTCTCCTCAAGAATATCTGGAATGGGAAGAACGCCAAGATATTAAATATGAGTATGTCAATGGTGAAGTTTTTGCCATGACTGGGGGAACTCTTCCTCATACTACTATTGCTTTAAACTTAGCATCAGCATTAAAAAGCCATGTACGCGGTGGTTACTGTCGTGCTTTTATGTCTGACGCGAAAGTAGCAGTATCTGAGGGTATGTCGTTTCATTACCCTGATGTTGTTGTGAGTTGTGATGAAAGAGATAGACAAGCCATTAAATTTCTTCAGTATCCTTGTCTAATTGTCGAAGTTTTATCTCCAAGTACAGAAGCTTATGACCGAGGTGCTAAATTTAAGCAATATCGCCGCATTCAAACCCTAAAAGAATATGTCCTAATTGATGCAGAAAAAATCAATTTAGATTGTTTTCGGTTAAATAAAAACTGTATTTGGGAGTTGTATTCTTACGAAGAGGGAAACGAGGTTTATTTGCAGAGTGTTGATTTTCGATTTCCCATATCTCTGGTTTATGAGGATGTGTTTTTGGGTTAACTTTCACGCAGAAACGAGGAGTGATTGTTAAATTAAAATTATCTGCACTTCTTATTAGGTGGTTCATGAATATCAAAACTGAGGCGACTATTGAAGATTTGTACAGATTGCCTAACAATTGTAAAGCGGAAATTGTCAATGGAAAATTAGTGCTGATGTCTCCAACTGGATTTTTACCAGGACGTGCTGGGGGTGAAATTTATGCAAGTCTGCGGGACTATGAACGTCTGACAAAAAGCGGTTATGCTTTGCCTGACAATGTTGGCTTCCTGATTAATCTTCCTCATCGACGTTCATTAAGTCCTGATGCTGCATTTTATCGTGGACAACCTACAGGTGGAAAGTTTCTGAATGGTGCGCCTGTGTTCGCGGTTGAAGTGAGAAGTGAAAATGATTATGGGGATAAAGCCGAGGAAGAAATGGCAAAAAAAACGTCGTGATTATTTTGCGGCTGGTACTTTGGTAGTGTGGGACGTAGATGTACTCAAGGAGGAAGTGATTAGAGTGTATCGTGCTGACAACCCAGAACAAATGCAGGTTGATCACCGTGGTGAAGTAGCAGAAGCTGAACCTGCATTACCAGGATGGTTTATGCCAGTAGATAATTTGTTTATGTAGACAGTGTGGGCGTAGACGCAACCCATCGCTCTTTTACTTGGTATAAAATTATAAGAAGTGACACTTGTACCTTTCCGTTAAAATAGCAACAAAGTAGATATTCAAGTCATGGCTGCAAACAGAATCAGGGTTGCTAAAGATAAGGCTGAGTTGGTGAAATCGCTTTTAGCATCAAAAGACACAACCGGGCCTTTTCAAACTTATGTAGAAGTCATTGTTT contains:
- a CDS encoding Uma2 family endonuclease is translated as MGIKPRKKWQKKRRDYFAAGTLVVWDVDVLKEEVIRVYRADNPEQMQVDHRGEVAEAEPALPGWFMPVDNLFM
- a CDS encoding Uma2 family endonuclease — translated: MNIKTEATIEDLYRLPNNCKAEIVNGKLVLMSPTGFLPGRAGGEIYASLRDYERLTKSGYALPDNVGFLINLPHRRSLSPDAAFYRGQPTGGKFLNGAPVFAVEVRSENDYGDKAEEEMAKKTS
- a CDS encoding Uma2 family endonuclease; the encoded protein is MVASPDRNYMSPQEYLEWEERQDIKYEYVNGEVFAMTGGTLPHTTIALNLASALKSHVRGGYCRAFMSDAKVAVSEGMSFHYPDVVVSCDERDRQAIKFLQYPCLIVEVLSPSTEAYDRGAKFKQYRRIQTLKEYVLIDAEKINLDCFRLNKNCIWELYSYEEGNEVYLQSVDFRFPISLVYEDVFLG